In Leptospira bouyouniensis, the following proteins share a genomic window:
- a CDS encoding C1 family peptidase yields MKIKHKTILVGLVLFSISTIIAEEFDPSSVRSPGCKPGTFSCGYIPSPKEIQDTIPLKRDFNSFEDLPSSIDLSSQMPPVGNQGRQNSCVAWATGYAIKSYLLKNNGQSTSYDPPFAGGKGNYVFSPAFIYNQQNGGEDKGLYYYKTMEFLKSNGVAPWSSMPYTDKDYLSQPSVDSKREALKYKIKSFSRLNFKNPDEIKRVLAGKNVVMVGMIIDDAFYKLKGDTVYDANGGQSYGGHAMTIVGYDDNKKSKSGKKGAFKLQNSWGINWGDKGFGWVSYSILAKVGQETYAIIDEPAQPNTQTPTVNVSPTKKPLLPPAEIKVSKGDFDSKILITWNHQESAVAYLIQRREESDFFDLAYSDKPSFTDLNVSPNSSYAYRILAIGADEVSVASMEVEGFTSSESTNDGNVTQVAGLSGIVFSTGNTTSVQLTWSEIDGATNYSIAKADSSFKWKTIGNTKSADFVDTSPKSGEVNYYKVNAVLSSKLSTDWSDSIAVEVANQNLLPNQVTQLSATNGDYANKILLKWNAAPGAKNYFLFRFDENAEPSGQYEVSGTAYTDADTTIQNGKSYIYTVIAANDMGYAEPSEVAFGKTDPGLTKRAGGVTLAAPKQLVSNPVGKDKQVSLKWETVKDSFEYYIYRKPIQNGKPGKLEFVSSVEGKKTNFTEPFPGKSGDLYLYSVRSKSEFGSESKDSNFVSVFWNEPKQMVKKRAMSLEELPSQFTGKWSSMYWNPKLGPQNLLMEISSNGQDFVAKLKLNDKEVKQFSGSWTPGSKMIKTKGFSLELSNALEGNSTVQFQSIKEIENGVELSFEKEN; encoded by the coding sequence ATGAAAATCAAACATAAAACAATCTTAGTTGGACTTGTATTGTTCTCAATCAGTACAATTATTGCTGAAGAATTTGATCCAAGTAGCGTACGTTCGCCGGGATGCAAACCAGGTACTTTTTCCTGTGGATATATTCCAAGCCCTAAAGAAATCCAAGATACAATCCCTCTCAAACGAGATTTTAACTCTTTTGAAGACCTACCGTCGTCTATTGATTTATCATCGCAAATGCCACCCGTTGGGAATCAAGGTCGGCAAAATAGTTGTGTAGCGTGGGCAACCGGTTATGCGATCAAATCGTATCTTTTGAAAAATAACGGACAAAGTACATCCTATGATCCTCCATTTGCCGGTGGAAAAGGGAATTATGTTTTTTCGCCAGCCTTTATCTACAACCAACAGAATGGTGGTGAAGACAAAGGATTGTATTATTATAAGACGATGGAATTTTTAAAGTCAAATGGAGTGGCTCCTTGGAGTTCCATGCCTTATACAGACAAAGATTATTTGTCGCAACCATCCGTAGATTCAAAAAGAGAAGCGTTAAAGTATAAAATTAAATCGTTTTCTAGATTGAATTTTAAAAATCCAGATGAGATAAAACGTGTATTAGCTGGCAAAAATGTGGTGATGGTGGGAATGATTATAGATGATGCATTCTATAAGTTAAAAGGTGATACGGTTTATGATGCCAACGGTGGACAAAGTTATGGTGGGCATGCCATGACAATTGTAGGTTATGATGATAACAAAAAATCCAAATCAGGCAAAAAAGGTGCATTTAAATTACAAAATTCTTGGGGAATCAATTGGGGGGACAAAGGTTTTGGTTGGGTTTCGTATTCTATCCTTGCCAAAGTAGGGCAAGAAACCTATGCCATTATTGATGAACCTGCACAACCAAACACACAAACACCCACTGTCAATGTAAGTCCGACTAAAAAACCACTTCTCCCTCCAGCAGAAATTAAAGTATCCAAAGGTGATTTTGATAGTAAAATTTTAATCACTTGGAATCACCAAGAATCTGCAGTTGCTTATTTGATCCAAAGAAGGGAAGAATCTGATTTTTTTGACTTAGCATATTCTGATAAACCAAGTTTTACTGATTTAAATGTATCACCTAATTCATCTTATGCGTATCGTATTTTGGCAATAGGAGCAGACGAAGTTTCTGTTGCTTCAATGGAAGTGGAAGGTTTTACCTCATCCGAGTCAACAAATGATGGAAATGTCACCCAAGTGGCCGGATTATCAGGAATTGTTTTCTCTACTGGGAATACAACGAGCGTACAATTAACATGGTCTGAAATTGATGGAGCGACAAACTATTCCATCGCAAAAGCAGATTCATCCTTTAAATGGAAAACCATTGGTAATACAAAATCCGCCGATTTTGTGGATACATCACCAAAATCTGGTGAGGTGAATTATTACAAAGTAAACGCAGTGCTTAGTTCGAAACTTTCCACTGATTGGAGTGATTCAATTGCAGTGGAAGTAGCCAATCAAAATTTGTTACCAAACCAAGTGACCCAACTCTCTGCAACCAATGGAGATTATGCAAATAAAATTCTATTGAAATGGAATGCGGCCCCGGGCGCTAAAAATTATTTTTTATTTCGATTTGATGAAAATGCCGAGCCATCAGGCCAATATGAAGTTTCTGGAACTGCATATACGGATGCAGATACAACGATTCAAAATGGAAAATCGTATATTTATACAGTGATCGCAGCAAATGATATGGGTTATGCGGAGCCTAGTGAAGTTGCATTTGGAAAAACAGATCCGGGTCTTACAAAACGAGCGGGTGGAGTCACACTTGCTGCTCCAAAACAATTAGTTTCGAATCCAGTTGGAAAGGATAAACAAGTTTCTTTAAAATGGGAAACTGTGAAGGATAGTTTTGAATATTACATTTACCGAAAACCAATTCAAAACGGGAAACCAGGTAAATTGGAATTTGTTTCGAGTGTAGAAGGAAAAAAAACAAATTTTACAGAACCGTTCCCTGGTAAATCGGGAGATTTGTATTTATATTCGGTTCGTTCCAAATCAGAATTTGGATCCGAATCAAAAGACTCTAATTTTGTATCTGTATTTTGGAATGAACCAAAGCAGATGGTGAAAAAGAGAGCGATGTCTTTGGAAGAGTTGCCTTCTCAATTTACAGGAAAGTGGTCATCGATGTATTGGAATCCTAAACTCGGTCCACAAAATTTACTTATGGAAATTTCAAGTAATGGACAAGACTTTGTCGCAAAATTAAAGTTAAACGATAAAGAAGTAAAACAATTCTCTGGTTCTTGGACCCCTGGAAGTAAAATGATCAAAACAAAGGGATTTAGTTTGGAACTTTCTAATGCATTGGAGGGAAATTCAACCGTTCAGTTCCAATCCATTAAAGAGATTGAAAATGGAGTGGAACTGAGTTTCGAAAAAGAAAATTAG
- a CDS encoding c-type cytochrome, whose amino-acid sequence MAKTFTINPTPIPKYISSQDLLEGKRLYQSRGCGDCHDVDGSGRTFINDPAIGTISGANLTTGNGGILNERSDEELAIAIRHGVGKNGRALIFMPSTDFHGMTNEDVGKLISYLRSAPAVNKEPGDIKPGPLGRFLYLIGEIPIFVSAEQIDHDVKHLENLKPTVSLEYGKYVAATCTGCHGLQLIGGPIQGAPPEWPPAQNITKVGLTHYSESSFIQAIRTGKRPDGSEMKFPMPWQSLAKLTDTELKALWMYLQSI is encoded by the coding sequence ATGGCAAAAACCTTTACCATAAACCCAACCCCAATTCCAAAATATATTTCTTCCCAGGACCTTTTGGAAGGGAAACGGCTTTACCAATCGCGTGGTTGCGGTGATTGCCATGATGTTGATGGTAGCGGTAGAACATTCATCAATGACCCGGCCATTGGGACAATCTCTGGTGCAAACCTAACAACCGGTAATGGGGGGATACTCAACGAACGCAGTGATGAAGAGTTGGCAATTGCCATCCGCCACGGAGTTGGTAAAAATGGACGTGCCCTTATTTTTATGCCATCCACAGATTTCCACGGGATGACAAATGAAGACGTTGGGAAACTGATCTCCTATCTTCGTTCAGCTCCTGCTGTCAACAAAGAACCGGGTGATATCAAACCAGGACCTTTGGGTAGATTTTTATATCTGATTGGTGAAATTCCAATTTTCGTATCGGCGGAACAAATCGATCATGATGTGAAACATCTGGAAAATTTGAAACCAACGGTTTCCTTAGAATATGGAAAGTATGTAGCAGCCACCTGCACAGGATGCCATGGGTTGCAATTGATTGGCGGACCCATCCAAGGTGCTCCCCCAGAATGGCCACCTGCACAAAACATAACTAAGGTTGGGCTTACTCATTATTCTGAGAGCAGTTTTATCCAAGCCATCAGAACAGGCAAACGTCCCGATGGATCCGAGATGAAATTCCCAATGCCTTGGCAAAGTTTGGCAAAACTAACAGACACAGAACTGAAAGCACTTTGGATGTACTTACAATCCATTTAA
- a CDS encoding (2Fe-2S) ferredoxin domain-containing protein produces the protein MFYEKHLFVCENQRAPGERVSCGNQGSIELLKLLKQKAAKAGIEYKFRVQKSGCLDRCELGPIQVSYPEGKWFAMKTEADVDTILEYYLKTNQPEKYQHLIVLDDKLQ, from the coding sequence ATGTTTTACGAAAAACATCTTTTTGTCTGCGAAAACCAAAGGGCACCCGGCGAACGGGTGTCTTGCGGGAACCAAGGTTCAATTGAACTTCTAAAATTACTTAAACAAAAAGCGGCGAAAGCTGGAATCGAATACAAATTTCGAGTCCAAAAATCCGGTTGTTTGGATCGTTGCGAACTTGGTCCTATCCAAGTATCCTATCCCGAAGGGAAATGGTTTGCAATGAAAACAGAAGCGGATGTCGATACCATTTTAGAATACTATTTAAAAACCAACCAACCTGAAAAGTACCAACATCTAATTGTGTTAGATGACAAATTACAGTAG
- the gcvP gene encoding aminomethyl-transferring glycine dehydrogenase: MSSVQPTSPIHSPYEETLEPSDTFLRRHVGVTETTVSEMLSTIGYKELDELINDAVPENIRLRKELNLPKPIGEYALQKELKKIVSKNKIYRSYLGLGYYSCITPPVIQRNILENPGWYTAYTPYQAEIAQGRMEALINFQTMITDLTGMEIANASLLDEGTAAAEAMNMLFSLKDDTQGKSFFVSQSVHPQTLDVIRTRAIPLGINIVVGSFKKMVPSNDFFGAIVQYPSTDGTIYDFSEFIESLHKVGAKTVVAADLLALTILKAPGEMNADVVVGSTQRFGLPLGFGGPHAGYFATKEEYKRNMPGRLIGVSKDSQGKPGYRLSLQTREQHIRRDKATSNICTAQVLLAVLSSMYAVYHGPKGLKQIASRVHRMTTILATGLEKLGYKIISQPYFDTIRIELSKISSAEIIHYAEEREINIRQVSGHVISVSLDETTNLKDIKDLLEVFNENKALHFPLEDLTSKDEWKIPELLERKSSYLTHPVFNSFHTETEMLRYIRRLEAKDLSLTTSMIALGSCTMKLNASTEMYPVTWPELSNIHPFVPENQTEGYRTLFSQLEKWLCEITGFSEVSLQPNAGSQGEYAGLLAIRNYHQSRNDMHRDVCLIPISAHGTNPASAVMAGFQVVPVNCDINGNIDVDDLKKKAVEYKDKLGALMVTYPSTHGVFEASIKEICQTIHDNGGQVYMDGANMNAQVGLTRPGDIGADVCHLNLHKTFCIPHGGGGPGVGPIGVAEHLAPFLPGHSLVENGSNNSQWAVSAAPWGSASIIVISWAYIAMLGFDGLRYATKIAILNANYIAKKLESAFPVLYKGNKGLVAHECILDMRGFKKTSGIEVEDIAKRLIDYGFHSPTMSFPVPGTLMVEPTESESKEELDRFIDSMLSIAGEIKDIESGVLSKEDNPLKNSPHTADMVISDTWNHSYPRERAAYPLPWLRTRKFWPSVGRVDNVYGDRNLVCSCIPMENYVVS, from the coding sequence GTGAGTTCCGTACAACCTACATCACCCATCCATTCCCCATACGAAGAAACACTTGAACCAAGTGATACCTTCCTTCGCCGTCATGTAGGCGTGACAGAAACTACTGTTTCTGAAATGTTATCTACGATTGGCTACAAAGAGTTGGATGAACTCATCAATGATGCAGTACCCGAAAACATTCGGTTGCGTAAGGAACTCAATTTACCAAAACCCATTGGTGAATATGCTCTTCAAAAAGAACTCAAGAAGATTGTTTCTAAAAACAAAATTTACAGATCTTATTTAGGACTTGGTTACTATTCTTGTATCACACCTCCTGTAATCCAAAGAAACATTCTGGAAAATCCAGGTTGGTATACTGCTTACACTCCTTACCAAGCAGAAATAGCACAAGGACGTATGGAAGCACTCATCAACTTCCAAACGATGATTACAGATCTTACCGGAATGGAAATTGCTAATGCATCTCTTCTTGATGAAGGGACAGCTGCAGCGGAAGCAATGAATATGTTGTTTTCATTGAAAGATGATACACAAGGGAAATCATTTTTTGTTTCTCAATCCGTTCACCCACAAACCTTAGATGTGATCCGCACACGTGCAATTCCGCTAGGAATTAATATTGTTGTAGGCTCTTTCAAAAAGATGGTTCCTTCCAATGATTTTTTTGGAGCGATTGTCCAATACCCATCCACTGATGGTACCATTTATGATTTTAGCGAATTCATTGAAAGTTTGCATAAAGTTGGAGCCAAAACTGTAGTTGCTGCTGACTTACTTGCCCTGACAATTCTCAAAGCACCAGGGGAAATGAATGCAGACGTGGTTGTTGGAAGCACACAACGATTTGGATTGCCACTTGGTTTTGGTGGACCTCATGCAGGATACTTTGCAACCAAAGAAGAATACAAACGCAATATGCCTGGTCGTCTCATCGGTGTTTCCAAAGATTCACAAGGTAAACCTGGTTATCGACTCAGTTTACAAACACGCGAACAACACATTCGTCGCGACAAAGCAACATCTAACATTTGTACAGCGCAAGTATTACTCGCAGTATTATCATCCATGTATGCAGTTTACCATGGACCAAAAGGCCTCAAACAAATTGCCTCTCGTGTCCACCGAATGACAACCATCCTTGCTACAGGACTCGAAAAGTTAGGATATAAAATTATTTCGCAACCTTACTTTGATACAATTCGTATTGAGTTATCAAAGATATCATCCGCAGAAATCATTCATTATGCAGAAGAAAGGGAAATCAATATCAGACAAGTTTCTGGTCATGTGATCAGTGTATCTTTAGATGAAACAACCAATTTAAAAGACATCAAAGATTTACTTGAAGTATTTAACGAAAACAAAGCACTACATTTTCCACTGGAAGATTTAACATCAAAAGACGAATGGAAAATTCCAGAACTACTTGAAAGAAAGTCATCTTACTTAACACATCCTGTGTTTAATAGTTTTCACACAGAAACAGAGATGTTACGTTACATTCGAAGACTCGAAGCAAAAGATTTATCATTAACAACCTCCATGATTGCATTAGGATCATGCACGATGAAACTCAATGCATCGACAGAAATGTATCCTGTAACATGGCCTGAACTTTCCAACATCCATCCCTTTGTTCCAGAAAACCAAACGGAAGGATACAGAACTCTATTTAGCCAATTAGAAAAATGGTTATGTGAAATTACAGGATTTTCGGAAGTATCACTCCAACCTAATGCTGGTTCACAAGGTGAATACGCTGGACTACTTGCCATTCGTAACTACCACCAAAGCCGAAATGATATGCATAGAGACGTTTGTCTTATCCCAATTTCTGCCCATGGTACAAACCCAGCATCAGCTGTGATGGCAGGATTCCAAGTGGTTCCAGTCAATTGCGATATCAATGGAAACATCGACGTAGATGACTTAAAGAAAAAAGCAGTTGAATACAAAGACAAGTTAGGTGCTTTAATGGTAACCTATCCTTCTACACATGGTGTCTTTGAAGCTTCCATCAAAGAAATTTGCCAAACTATCCATGACAATGGTGGCCAAGTGTATATGGATGGTGCCAATATGAATGCACAAGTTGGTTTAACACGACCAGGTGACATCGGTGCTGATGTTTGCCATTTGAATTTACACAAAACTTTTTGTATTCCTCATGGTGGTGGTGGACCAGGAGTGGGTCCGATTGGTGTGGCTGAACACTTAGCTCCTTTCCTTCCAGGGCATAGCCTTGTAGAAAATGGATCCAATAATAGCCAATGGGCTGTGTCAGCGGCACCATGGGGATCTGCATCCATCATTGTGATCTCTTGGGCATACATTGCGATGCTTGGATTTGATGGTCTGCGATATGCAACCAAAATTGCCATCCTCAATGCTAACTACATTGCAAAAAAATTAGAATCCGCCTTCCCTGTGTTATACAAAGGTAACAAAGGTCTTGTTGCTCACGAATGTATCCTTGATATGCGTGGATTCAAAAAAACAAGTGGGATTGAAGTAGAAGATATCGCAAAACGTTTGATTGATTATGGTTTCCACTCCCCTACTATGTCATTCCCAGTCCCTGGAACACTCATGGTTGAACCAACTGAATCTGAATCCAAAGAAGAATTGGATCGTTTCATCGACTCCATGTTGTCCATAGCGGGTGAAATCAAAGACATTGAATCCGGTGTTCTTTCCAAAGAAGATAACCCACTGAAGAACTCACCTCACACAGCAGACATGGTAATCAGTGATACATGGAATCATTCGTATCCAAGAGAACGAGCGGCTTACCCATTACCTTGGTTACGAACTCGAAAATTTTGGCCTAGTGTTGGTCGAGTAGACAACGTATATGGCGATAGAAACTTGGTCTGTTCTTGCATTCCGATGGAAAATTACGTCGTATCTTAA
- the gcvH gene encoding glycine cleavage system protein GcvH — translation MADTQAKDGYYYTEKHEWVKVEGDVALIGITDFAQNALGDIVFIDLPKPGKQIKAKDSLGTIESVKAAEDLYSPISGEVVETNASLGSNPQSVNAEPFDTWMVKLKNIQTSELSGLLNAAQYKEYVSKLD, via the coding sequence ATGGCAGACACACAAGCAAAAGACGGATATTATTATACTGAAAAACATGAATGGGTAAAGGTAGAAGGTGATGTTGCACTCATTGGAATCACTGACTTCGCACAAAATGCATTAGGTGACATTGTCTTCATCGACCTTCCAAAACCAGGAAAACAAATCAAAGCAAAGGATAGCCTTGGAACCATTGAATCTGTGAAAGCAGCAGAAGATTTGTATTCCCCAATTTCCGGCGAGGTAGTAGAAACCAATGCTTCTCTTGGATCAAATCCACAGTCTGTGAATGCAGAACCATTTGATACTTGGATGGTTAAATTAAAAAACATCCAAACATCTGAGTTGAGTGGATTATTAAACGCAGCACAATACAAAGAATACGTTTCGAAATTAGACTAA
- the gcvT gene encoding glycine cleavage system aminomethyltransferase GcvT, translated as MGAKMVPFGGWDMPVQYTGIIQEHLTTRSNAGLFDVSHMGEIFVTGDANDVLEFLESVTCNTISSMKEGQVQYNAVVNEVGGLVDDITVYKFNETKYMICSNASNYEAVTKHLLKYLKGNVTVVDDSKNWHQIALQGPKADQIFSKYLGKDLSSLLYYHFNELNWKGENIIVSRTGYTGEDGFEIYTSNSLGVNLWKELLEIGKDFGLVPVGLGARDTLRLEAKYPLYGHELNAEWTPVESGINFIVKEKTKPYLGYDRIMADKKNGPKSKVVGIRLMEPGVLRENFPIFSADGKEIGKSTSGTHSPSRKESLGLAILQTEFTKNQTEVFVEIRGQKKLAKVETGAFIQGSVRNNR; from the coding sequence ATGGGAGCCAAGATGGTTCCTTTTGGCGGATGGGACATGCCTGTCCAGTATACTGGAATCATCCAAGAACATTTGACAACACGATCGAACGCAGGCCTCTTCGATGTTTCCCATATGGGTGAAATTTTTGTCACAGGTGATGCCAATGATGTTTTGGAATTTTTAGAATCAGTCACATGTAATACCATATCTTCAATGAAAGAAGGCCAAGTGCAATACAATGCAGTTGTAAACGAAGTAGGTGGACTCGTGGATGATATCACTGTTTATAAATTCAATGAAACAAAGTATATGATTTGTTCCAATGCATCCAACTACGAAGCCGTGACCAAACATTTACTGAAATATTTAAAAGGAAACGTCACTGTTGTTGATGATAGTAAAAATTGGCACCAAATTGCATTACAAGGCCCAAAGGCTGATCAAATATTCTCAAAATACTTAGGAAAAGATTTATCATCACTACTTTATTATCATTTCAATGAATTGAATTGGAAAGGAGAAAACATCATCGTGTCTCGCACTGGTTATACGGGTGAAGATGGATTTGAAATTTATACTTCCAACTCACTTGGAGTCAATTTATGGAAAGAGTTACTCGAAATAGGAAAGGATTTTGGACTTGTTCCCGTTGGCCTCGGGGCACGCGACACACTTCGATTGGAAGCAAAATACCCACTTTATGGACATGAATTGAATGCAGAATGGACTCCTGTAGAATCGGGAATCAATTTTATCGTGAAGGAAAAAACAAAACCATATCTAGGTTACGACCGCATCATGGCAGATAAAAAAAATGGCCCAAAATCAAAAGTTGTGGGGATCCGCCTGATGGAGCCAGGGGTACTACGAGAAAATTTTCCTATTTTTTCAGCAGATGGCAAAGAAATTGGCAAATCAACCTCTGGAACCCACTCTCCAAGCCGGAAAGAATCCCTAGGACTTGCCATCCTTCAGACCGAATTCACAAAAAACCAAACGGAAGTATTTGTGGAGATTCGTGGCCAGAAGAAATTGGCTAAAGTAGAGACTGGTGCCTTCATCCAAGGCAGTGTCCGAAACAATCGCTAA
- a CDS encoding synaptic vesicle VAT-1 family membrane protein, with product MQREVYRIDKTGSIDHLHRKKEMLRPPENDEVTIEVGAIGLNFADVFSVYGLYSATPKGSFIPGLEFSGKIVKIGPNVKDFEVGDLVFGVTRFGAYTTHLNISEKTIFPLPKEWSMQDGAAFVVQALTAYYALVPLGQVREGDHVLIHSAAGGVGIMASHIAKKKKAITIGLVGDSRKFSILKEVGYDFFLTRSPNFKEDMHKILQGAPLKIVLECLGGRYFHDSYDLLSPMGRLVTYGSANFTPSHSFRNWFSIVYSYLTRPKIDPLSMISDNKSVLGFNLIWLWNEIDELRKHFSELMMLSLPKQTIGHQFSFDSMHDALRTMQSGQTIGKIVINVP from the coding sequence ATGCAAAGAGAAGTCTACCGAATCGATAAAACTGGATCCATCGATCATTTACATCGAAAAAAAGAAATGTTACGTCCACCAGAGAACGATGAGGTCACTATCGAAGTGGGAGCAATTGGTCTCAATTTTGCGGATGTATTTTCAGTCTATGGTTTGTACTCAGCAACACCCAAAGGGAGTTTTATACCAGGTTTAGAATTTTCAGGGAAAATCGTAAAAATAGGCCCAAATGTTAAGGATTTTGAGGTAGGAGACCTAGTTTTTGGTGTCACTCGGTTCGGCGCATACACAACTCATCTCAACATTTCAGAAAAAACAATCTTCCCATTACCAAAGGAATGGAGTATGCAAGATGGAGCAGCATTTGTTGTTCAAGCACTCACTGCATACTATGCACTCGTACCACTCGGACAAGTGAGAGAAGGTGATCATGTTTTAATACATAGTGCTGCAGGTGGTGTTGGGATCATGGCAAGTCATATCGCAAAGAAAAAAAAAGCGATTACGATCGGTCTTGTCGGTGATTCTCGTAAATTTTCGATCTTAAAAGAGGTTGGTTATGATTTTTTTCTCACTCGATCACCAAATTTTAAAGAAGATATGCATAAAATTCTCCAAGGAGCACCTTTAAAAATCGTTTTAGAATGTTTAGGCGGTCGTTATTTTCACGACAGTTATGATTTGTTATCACCAATGGGAAGATTAGTTACGTATGGTAGTGCTAACTTCACACCATCTCATTCATTCAGAAATTGGTTTTCAATCGTCTATTCATACCTCACAAGACCAAAAATTGATCCTTTATCGATGATTTCAGACAATAAATCAGTGTTGGGATTCAATTTAATATGGTTGTGGAATGAAATTGATGAACTTAGAAAACATTTTTCGGAATTAATGATGTTATCTTTACCAAAACAAACGATTGGACATCAATTTTCATTCGATTCAATGCATGATGCACTCCGTACAATGCAATCAGGACAAACGATCGGTAAGATTGTTATCAATGTTCCGTAG
- a CDS encoding suppressor of fused domain protein: MNPNTPKVLYQEANPYGSFTAFLEDDGRTIYLYLQSHNNPEWPMKTLWVRNLIDAPDSRTDEDFDLGLAPVLTKSELTDTKAQSSLTEDQIHFIWSEEGDAVALFVEEELQAYLPSWSGIKGIHGYSKFAKEEAPTASPLGDPENGVIAERVRTNRKFWESVAEKDHWKKAQNLRLEFLESKLGKHQTYWSADGGKYPSLGIASFLPKEFPGIKIFSTIGMSVQNQPSIELYHKDYENFSRIELVFAIQLLKDAPDKSETWIQHVLGEMVKFPWNTGIWFGHSHTIQNPRKDPDQLYLDFNWFVFRNVTEELEQGSNELLPKLNGLITENGKRTNFLFLTPISTEERICFMREGSQKFWDTWKKEGYGFFHDSERRMLEF; the protein is encoded by the coding sequence ATGAATCCCAATACCCCTAAAGTTTTATACCAAGAAGCAAATCCTTATGGTTCGTTCACTGCCTTTTTAGAAGATGATGGAAGGACCATTTACTTATACTTACAATCACATAACAATCCTGAGTGGCCGATGAAAACACTTTGGGTTCGTAACTTAATTGATGCACCAGATTCTAGAACTGATGAAGACTTTGATTTGGGACTTGCTCCCGTTCTCACAAAATCAGAACTCACAGATACAAAAGCTCAATCTTCATTAACAGAAGACCAAATCCATTTCATTTGGTCTGAAGAAGGTGATGCGGTTGCTTTATTTGTAGAAGAAGAACTACAAGCTTATCTTCCCTCTTGGTCTGGTATCAAAGGTATCCATGGGTATTCAAAGTTTGCAAAAGAAGAAGCACCAACAGCTTCACCACTTGGTGACCCAGAGAATGGTGTGATCGCAGAACGAGTGAGAACCAATCGAAAGTTCTGGGAATCTGTCGCAGAAAAAGACCACTGGAAAAAAGCGCAAAACTTAAGATTAGAATTTTTAGAATCAAAACTTGGCAAACACCAAACTTATTGGTCGGCAGATGGAGGAAAATACCCTTCCCTTGGGATTGCTTCTTTTCTACCGAAAGAATTTCCAGGGATCAAAATTTTTTCAACCATTGGGATGAGTGTACAAAACCAACCGAGTATTGAACTCTATCACAAAGACTACGAAAACTTTTCACGTATCGAACTCGTATTTGCGATCCAATTATTAAAAGATGCGCCAGATAAATCAGAAACTTGGATCCAACATGTTTTAGGTGAAATGGTAAAATTCCCTTGGAACACTGGGATTTGGTTTGGTCATTCTCATACGATTCAAAATCCAAGGAAAGACCCTGACCAATTGTATTTAGATTTCAATTGGTTTGTCTTTCGCAATGTCACAGAAGAACTTGAACAAGGATCGAACGAACTTTTACCTAAACTGAATGGACTCATCACAGAAAATGGAAAACGAACAAACTTTCTTTTTCTAACTCCTATCTCAACAGAAGAAAGAATTTGTTTTATGAGAGAAGGTTCACAAAAGTTTTGGGACACTTGGAAAAAAGAAGGATATGGTTTTTTTCATGATTCAGAACGCAGAATGTTAGAATTCTAG
- a CDS encoding alpha-ketoglutarate-dependent dioxygenase AlkB family protein has product MNLFQQTPHSNLLPFDGILIYHPQFLDSKKSHEYFETFLRTIEWKQDEAILYGKHITTKRSVAWYADKGFSYRYSGTTKTALPWSKELLELKEEVERETNETFNSCLLNLYHNGSEGMAWHSDDETSLKQNSTIASVSLGAERIFRFKHKKKNSFVELSLEPGSLLLMQAEIQHHWLHSLPKALKVKRPRINLTFRQFGMM; this is encoded by the coding sequence ATGAATTTATTCCAACAAACTCCGCATTCGAATCTTTTGCCCTTTGATGGGATTTTGATTTACCACCCTCAGTTTTTGGATTCGAAAAAAAGCCATGAATATTTCGAAACCTTTCTCAGAACCATTGAATGGAAACAAGATGAAGCCATTCTTTATGGTAAACACATTACGACCAAAAGAAGTGTAGCTTGGTATGCAGACAAAGGCTTTTCCTATCGGTATTCTGGGACGACGAAAACCGCCTTACCTTGGTCCAAAGAACTATTAGAATTAAAAGAAGAAGTAGAAAGAGAAACAAACGAAACTTTCAATTCCTGTTTATTAAATTTATACCATAATGGTTCGGAAGGGATGGCTTGGCATAGTGATGATGAAACGTCTCTCAAACAAAATTCGACGATCGCTTCTGTCAGTTTAGGCGCAGAGAGGATCTTTCGATTCAAACATAAAAAAAAGAATTCATTCGTGGAATTGTCTTTAGAACCGGGGAGTTTGCTTTTGATGCAAGCAGAGATCCAACACCATTGGCTTCATTCTTTACCGAAAGCACTCAAAGTCAAACGACCCCGCATCAATTTAACCTTTCGGCAATTTGGAATGATGTGA